In Castor canadensis chromosome 11, mCasCan1.hap1v2, whole genome shotgun sequence, a single genomic region encodes these proteins:
- the Rc3h1 gene encoding roquin-1 isoform X1, translating to MPVQAPQWTDFLSCPICTQTFDETIRKPISLGCGHTVCKMCLNKLHRKACPFDQTTINTDIELLPVNSALLQLVGAQVPEQQPITLCSGVEDTKHYEEAKKCVEELALYLKPLSSARGVGLNSTTQSVLSRPMQRKLVTLVHCQLVEEEGRIRAMRAARSLGERTVTELILQHQNPQQLSSNLWAAVRARGCQFLGPAMQEEALKLVLLALEDGSALSRKVLVLFVVQRLEPRFPQASKTSIGHVVQLLYRASCFKVTKRDEDSSLMQLKEEFRTYEALRREHDSQIVQIAMEAGLRIAPDQWSSLLYGDQSHKSHMQSIIDKLQTPASFAQSVQELTIALQRTGDPANLNRLRPHLELLANIDPSPDAPPPTWEQLENGLVAVRTVVHGLVDYIQNHSKKGADQQQPPQHSKYKTYMCRDMKQRGGCPRGASCTFAHSQEELEKFRKMNKRLLPRRPLSASLNQLNEVGLPSAALLPDESAVDLPSRKPPALPNGIVSAGNTVTQLIPRGTDPSYDSSLKPGKIDHLSSSAPGSPPDLLESVPKNISALPVNPHPVPPRGPADLPPMPITKPLQMVPRGSQLYPAQQADVYYQDPRGAAPPFEPAPYQQGVYYTPPPQCVSRFVRPPPSAPEPGPPYLDHYPPYLQDRVVNSQYGTQPQQYPPMYPPHYDGRRVYPAQSYTREEIFRESPIPIDIPPAAVPSYVPDSRERYQQVEGYYPVAPHPTQIRPSYPREPPYSRLPPPSQPHPSLDELHRRRKEIMAQLEERKVISPPPFAPSPTLPPTFHQEEFLDEELKVAGKYKGNDYSQYSPWSCDTIGSYIGTKDTKPKDVVAAGSVEMMNVESKGMRDQRLDFQRRAVETGDDDLIPFGDRPTVSRFGAISRTSKTIYQGAGPIQAMAPQGASTKSINISDYSPYGTHGGWGGSPYSPHQNIPSQGHFSERERMSMSEVATHGKPLPSAEREQLRLELQQLNHQISQQTQLRGLEAVSNKLVLQREANTLAGQSQPPLPPPKWPGMISSEQLSLELHQVEREIGKRTRELSMENQCSLDMKSKLNTNKQAENGQPESQNKVPTEDLTLTFSDVPNGSALTQENISLLSNKTNSLNLSEDPEGGGDNNDSQRSGVTPSSAP from the exons GTTCCTGAGCAGCAGCCCATTACTTTGTGTAGTGGGGTTGAAGATACAAAGCATTATGAGGAGGCCAAGAAATGTGTAGAAGAATTAGCATTGTACCTGAAACCCCTCAGCAGTGCTAGAG GAGTTGGTCTGAATAGCACTACTCAGAGTGTTCTGAGTCGCCCAATGCAGAGGAAGCTTGTGACTCTGGTCCACTGCCAACTAGTGGAAGAAGAAGGCAGGATTCGTGCCATGAGGGCTGCTCGATCTTTAGGGGAACGAACAGTTACAGAACTCATTCTCCAGCACCAGAATCCTCAACAACTTTCTTCTAATCTTTGGGCAGCAGTGAGGGCTAGGGGCTGTCAGTTCCTTGGACCAG CAATGCAGGAGGAAGCACTAAAACTGGTTCTGCTGGCCTTGGAAGACGGTTCTGCTTTGTCACGAAAAGTGTTGGTTCTCTTTGTGGTGCAAAGATTGGAGCCCCGGTTTCCTCAAGCCTCTAAAACTAGCATTGGGCATGTTGTTCAGCTCCTTTATAGAGCCTCCTGCTTCAAG GTCACCAAACGTGATGAAGACTCTTCCTTGATGCAGCTGAAAGAGGAATTTAGAACCTATGAAGCTCTGCGACGAGAACATGATTCCCAGATAGTACAGATTGCTATGGAAGCGGGCTTAAGAATTGCACCAGACCAATGGTCCTCTTTGCTTTATGGAGACCAGTCTCACAAATCTCATATGCAGTCCATTATTGACAAG ttacagaCCCCAGCTTCTTTTGCACAGAGTGTTCAGGAACTAACAATTGCTCTGCAGCGGACTGGAGATCCAGCAAACTTGAACCGACTAAGACCCCATTTGGAGCTATTAGCAAACATTGACCCTAGTCCAG ATGCTCCTCCTCCTACTTGGGAACAGCTGGAAAATGGACTGGTTGCTGTGCGTACAGTGGTACATGGGCTGGTGGATTATATCCAGAACCACAGCAAAAAAGGAGCAGATCAACAGCAG CCTCCACAGCATAGCAAATATAAAACATACATGTGTCGAGATATGAAGCAGAGGGGAGGATGCCCTCGTGGGGCCAGCTGTACATTTGCACACTCACAAGAGGAACTGGAAAA atTTCGTAAAATGAACAAACGTTTGCTTCCCAGAAGACCCCTGAGTGCCTCTTTGAATCAACTGAATGAGGTGGGCCTGCCTTCAGCAGCTCTCCTTCCAGATGAAAGTGCGGTTGATCTGCCTAGCAGGAAACCCCCTGCTCTACCAAATGGAATTGTATCAGCAGGGAATACAGTAACACAGCTGATTCCACGTGGGACGGACCCCAGCTATGATTCTAGTCTGAAGCCAGGAAAGATAGATCATCTGAGCAGTAGTGCTCCTGGATCCCCTCCTGACTT GCTGGAATCTGTCCCTAAGAATATTTCTGCCTTACCTGTGAATCCACATCCTGTACCTCCAAGGGGTCCAGCAGATCTGCCTCCCATGCCTATCACCAAACCTCTTCAGATGGTACCGCGAGGTTCTCAGTTATATCCAGCACAGCAAGCAGATGTTTATTATCAGGATCCTCGTGGAGCTGCCCCACCATTTGAACCAGCACCTTATCAGCAGG GTGTGTACTATACTCCACCACCACAATGTGTGTCCCGTTTTGTCCGACCTCCACCATCTGCTCCTGAACCTGGTCCTCCCTACTTGGATCATTATCCACCCTACCTCCAAGATCGTGTTGTAAACTCCCAGTATGGCACGCAGCCACAACAGTACCCACCTATGTATCCACCTCACTACGATGGCCGTCGAGTATACCCTGCTCAGTCTTACACGAGAGAGGAGATTTTCCGTGAAAGCCCTATACCCATCGACATTCCACCTGCAGCAGTGCCATCCTATGTACCAGATTCCAGAGAAAGATACCAACAGGTGGAGGGTTACTATCCAGTGGCTCCTCATCCAACTCAGATCAGACCTTCATACCCTAGA gaGCCTCCTTATAGTcggcttcctcctccttcccagcccCATCCAAGTCTGGATGAACTACATCGCAGACGAAAGGAAATAATGGCCCAATTAGAGGAAAGAAAGGTTATCTCTCCACCTCCTTTTGCACCATCACCAACATTGCCTCCTACATTCCATCAAGAAGAA TTTTTGGATGAAGAATTGAAGGTAGCtggaaaatacaaaggaaatgatTATAGTCAATACTCCCCTTGGTCATGTGATACCATCGGCTCCTACATTGGAACCAAAGATACAAAACCCAAAGATGTTGTGGCAGCAGGGAGTGTGGAAATGATG AATGTGGAGAGTAAAGGAATGAGAGATCAGCGATTGGATTTTCAGAGAAGAGCAGTAGAAACCGGTGATGATGACCTCATTCCATTTGGAGATCGACCAACAGTATCTCGGTTTGGTGCCATCTCTCGAACTTCTAAAACAATATATCAGGGTGCTGGCCCAATACAGGCTATGGCACCTCAGGGAGCTTCCACAAAATCTATTAACATTTCAG ATTATAGTCCATATGGAACCCATGGTGGCTGGGGAGGTTCTCCATATTCACCTCATCAAAACATACCTTCTCAAGGACACTTCAGTGAGAG GGAGAGGATGTCCATGTCAGAAGTGGCCACTCATGGGAAACCCCTTCCATCTGCTGAGAGAGAACAGCTGAGGCTAGAATTGCAGCAACTGAATCATCAGATTAGCCAGCAGACCCAACTTCGTGGACTAGAG GCTGTTAGTAACAAGCTGGTGTTACAGAGGGAGGCGAACACCTTGGCAGGCCAGTCACAGCCCCCACTTCCACCTCCAAAATGGCCTGGGATGATCTCAAGTGAACAGTTGAGCTTGGAACTACACCAGGTGGAAAGGGAAATTGGGAAGAGAACCCGGGAACTAAGTATG GAGAACCAGTGTTCTCTTGACATGAAAAGCAAGTTGAATACAAATAAGCAAGCAGAAAATGGACAACCAGAATCACAAAACAAGGTTCCAACTGAAGACCTTACATTAACATTCAG tgatGTACCAAATGGATCAGCTTTGACACAAGAGAATATCAGCCTCTTATCAAACAAGACCAACTCTTTGAATCTGTCAGAAGACCCTGAGGGAGGAGGGGATAACAATGACTCTCAGAGATCAGGAGTTACTCCCAGTTCTGCTCCCTAA